The genomic segment CTATaggttgcatttttaaatatgcagttAACAAAACTCAATTTGCAGCTTACGTATTAAAATAAGGCTTTAACAACAATATTTCGACCGATAAACTGTCAAATTCACTGTCAAAAGTATTCAATCTATGATAACAAAAATACTCCTGACAAGCTTCCAGAATCAAATATTACCTCATCAGACTGCTTGTTTCGTTTGAAAAACAATCCCAGACAAAATCCCAGATGCTCAGTTTATGATAATGAAAAGAGGTAATCTTCACATCTCAGAAGGTGGGACCAGACTGATTATTAATAGACAAACTGTTACGGTTTTATTAAGAAGACAACAGGAAGAAGGACGACACCAGACTGTTGCTGGAAAGTCACGCAAAGCCACGAATATCTGGTCTAAAATAAAAGCTACAAAACGAAAGAAACCACACAGAAGCAATTAACACATCCAAATCCAGATTGACTGCCTTTTTAAGtgacagtttcatttttaacttttgtcattttgatgatctttcattttcaatcaaTAGTGAAGCAACATGGCAAACGGTCACGTGACGATCCATGACCCCCTGTCCAACCACAACAACCTCACCAGCAGCACAGACTGCGACCTCAACTCTACCTCAGGTCGGGACAGCATGGGGGACACCGTGGAGCTCCGGCTGATGATGGCCTATGCAGCAAGGAGGCGGCCAAATCGGAAGGTCGAGTCTCCTACACAGGACAGCCCGAGTGCACCAAATGGAGTTGCACATTCAAACGGACCATCGTCACCTCCGACTCCAGACAAGActgaagaagagggggaggagacgaagaagaagaagaggagaaaaaagggattTAGAAGTTTGATGAAACTTTTGCCCTGCATCAAACCTCAGACAGACGACAAAGAACTTGCCCAAAGTCCTGAAGACACACCTGATGTCACAACCAGATGTTTAATTATAGAGGGTGAGTGataaaatatacacaaatacattcacatCACATTAGGGCTTCAACTACTGGTTCTTTTCATTATTAAATAATCTGAatcattgttttctctgtgcagtAATCAcgaaaataatcattacttaATTTACTCAGATTTGTTTTATAGTGATAATGTTTTACCTGAATTCCATCTCCACGCTTTTACTCCTGTGTGACACATTTCCTATTCGCTTCCTGTAAGTCGTGAAAACTTGCTGAGAAAGGTTGACTAAGAAAAGAGCTTGTAACGTGTGTATGTTTATACTCGGTTTAATTTCTCTGGACTTCTGTTTGTTTAGATCCCAAAGATGTCGAAGATGAAGAAAAGGATGAGTTGGAAAAGGTGGCAGAGCGACTGACGGAGATCGCCGATGAAATCCCGTTCACTCCTCCAGAGCTGGAGTCAGATGCACCAGAAGGTGATCCATCAGACCTTTAGTTTTGATTTCCTGCCTACAGAATAAACGCAAATACTTAAACGTTGACATGTTGCGTCTCATGCAGGAACGTTATGATATTCTTCTTCTCATGAGACTTGCTTATATGAGTGTTTTAAGTCTGATCCTGCAAACTTAACCATCGTGTAATCTGTGCTTTAATTGACAAAtatgtgttctgttgtgtagATGAAATGGAGAAAGTGATCGGGCTGCTGCTGAGGGACGCTGGGGACCGACTGAACGAGAGGGTAAACAGCTTCTACTGACAATGATATCACATTTTAACCTCTTATTTATCAGCTACTGGATGTTTATGATCTACAGTAGTAAACATAATTCCTAATTTTCCATAATTATGctccaaaaaaacccaatattttcattcaaagaCATATTTTGGGGTGTGAACTGGTGCCGGTTGTCTCCTCTGTACTGAATTAAATCTGCTTCACTGATGAAACTAAACACAAGATGTTTCTCGTCTCCATCAGGAGCTGAGAGATGCCAACATCGCTGCAGAGC from the Acanthopagrus latus isolate v.2019 chromosome 14, fAcaLat1.1, whole genome shotgun sequence genome contains:
- the LOC119032201 gene encoding apoptosis facilitator Bcl-2-like protein 14; translation: MANGHVTIHDPLSNHNNLTSSTDCDLNSTSGRDSMGDTVELRLMMAYAARRRPNRKVESPTQDSPSAPNGVAHSNGPSSPPTPDKTEEEGEETKKKKRRKKGFRSLMKLLPCIKPQTDDKELAQSPEDTPDVTTRCLIIEDPKDVEDEEKDELEKVAERLTEIADEIPFTPPELESDAPEDEMEKVIGLLLRDAGDRLNERELRDANIAAELFWNYSFFEKLVKTLLIRMGLISPEPDTLGPQASPKTQIAVTCEVTSRLSAVNTLPMSRMLDHGARYLRDHYSSWAQQEGGYEDVFHSDDEDEVH